CCAGCAGTTTGTTGTATTCGGTTTCTGCGCTTTGCAGGTCCAGTTTCAGAATGGGGGTACCGACATCCACGGAATCACCGCCTTTTTTATAGATCTCGACGATGCGGGAATTGATCGGTGAGTTGATTATTTCTTCAAAGGCGGGAATCACTTTCCCGGATGCGCTGACCGATACTTCGATCACCCCTTTATCCACTTTCGAAATAGTAATGTCTTTACGATTCAGGCTGGTTTGCAGAAAAGAGATGACAACGGCAACGACGAGAACAATGCTCCCTACCCCTGCCCCGATCTTGATGATCTGTTTGCGTTGTTCTTTTCTCCGAACCTCTTTCGATATCTCTCTGTCCATATTTAGTATTGTTTTTATTTTCTGTCCTCCTAGGGGCAAACTCCGTGCCAAAAAGCTAAACAGCTGATTATGTGCAAAAAGGAAGGATGAACGGGTGTTCAATATCGGACAGTGTGTTCGGTTTTACGGAAAACATTCCTTACGTCCGGCTTGTTCTTTATCGACAAATAGAAATATGCACTTATTAATCGCTAAAACAATAAGAATATGAACATCAGGTCAATCTTTCTATCCCTTTTCGCCGTTTTGGGATTATTTCTCGCCAGTTGCGACAATAACGACGACGATCACAAAAATGCAATCGAACCGACCGAACCGGTCATGCAGGCTTTCAACAAGAAATATCCGAATGCCTCCAACCCGATCTTTACGATAGAGGGTAATTACTACGTAGCGGAATTCACGAACAACGGTGTCTCTACCGAAGCGTGGCTGACCGAACAGGGCAAGTGGATGATGGACAAAGCGGATACGCCTTTCAACCAGCTTCCGGAAGCGGTGACCGCCGCATTCGATAACGGACTTTATGCCGGTTGGAAAGTCGATGATTCTTATACGATCAACCGGGATAGCATGACGGTCGTTTATAAGATCGATGCCGAAAAAGGGAACAGCGATATGGATCTGTATTACTCCCTGTACGGCAATCTTATCAAGGCTGTAAATGATGAAGGGAATGAGGATGCCCCGATCGTGATACCGGCAGAGGTACATACGTTGATGGCATTCACCTTTGCAACCTGCGACTTGCTGGATATACAGAGTAATGCCGACGGGTATATCCTGAATATGCTGGATGGAAAGGTGTACAAGATTGCTCAGTTGAATAAGAATTATTTATGGCAAAGTACTTCCTACCAGATCGCGGAGCAGGATGTACCTGAGATCATCATGGATAGTTTCCAATCTACGGGCTACGCCGGAGACACGATTGAATCGATCCTGGTAAAGATCGATGCAAACGGCACATTCTATACCTTTACCGTCGATCACAACGGGCAGAGCACGGAGGTTACGTTCGATGCGATCGGAAATATCGTACAATAAGTAATTTTAAACCTACTTTTCCCTTGATGGAAAAGTAGTCAAAAGATCAAGGCTGAACCGGCTTCACTGCTACGGTGAAAGACTACGCGGACGTTCATCCGTTTAGGCCTTTCATAGGAAGCAGAGCTTCCTCTTAGGATTGCCGACACCGCTTGCTTTTTGCACGATTCCGGGTCAAGCCCGGAATGACAAGCTTGGGACTTCGGGATTGATAACAAACCTGTCATCCCGGGATGACAGCCTAAAGAACTGTCAGTATCGGCAATCACAGGAGAACGCTTTACGTTCTATGAAAGGCCTCAGCTGGCGAGCGTAAAGCGTAGCAGCCGGAGAGAGCGTCCGGAGCATCCGCTGTAGGGGTCGTTCGCGAACGACCCTTACCTATCGACAGCGAACGCAGGATACGGAGTAGCGAGGCAGGTGCAGCCTTGAACTTTTGGTTACTTTTCTTTCAAGAGAAAAGTAACATACAAATAGAACAATATCCGAATCTATCCATAAAAAAATCCCCTTCGCAGAATGATGTGCGAAAGGGATTTTCTCTATACCTTGAAATAATCTTATCTACTTATCAACTCAATCCGTGCGCTCTTGACTCCCGGTGAAGAAGCTTCGAAGTAGATCGTACCCGGAGTCTCTTCCGTTTGTACGATGGCAGTCAGCTGTCCGCTGAACAGCTTCATCTGCGGAGCCTGGAAAGATTCGAGGCTTGCCGAATTACCGTTGGCTGCCGCTTTATATGTACCGGCTCCACGAACATTGAACTTGATCTGGTTGGTGGCATCCGGACAAAGGTTACCGTTTTTATCCACTACCCGTACATTAATGAAAGACAGATCTTTGCCATCGGCAGTCAGATTGTTACGATCGGCAGAAAGCTCGATATGATGAGGTTTGCCGGCTGTATGTACTTCCTCTTCAGCAACTGCGTTTCCATCCTTATCGTAAGCAACCACTTTCAGCGTACCCGGCTCATATTTGGTATCCATCCACATCAGGCGATAGCGTTTCTGACGTTCGAAACTCTTCTGAGCCGCTTCGGTATAGCTGCTGTCGATGCCGATGCTCAGATCTTTCGTACGTTTACCCTGGCTCTTTCCGTTGATGAACAGCTCGGCAGAAGGATAGTTGGTGTAAACGAATACCGGAGTCACTTCACCTTCGCGTCCCGGCCATGTCCAGTGAGGCAGGATATGTAACGTCTTTTCAGCCTTGTTCCAATGACTGCGATACAGATAGTAGCGGTCCTTTGGAATACCGGCCAGGTCAATGATACCGAACAGGGAGCTATGGCTCGGCCAGTTAGTATAATACGGAGTCGGTTCACCCAGATAGTCGAAACCAGTCCATACGAACTCGCCGATACAATAAGGCAGGTCTTCATGCTGGATGAAATCGTCTTCCGGCAGGTTTGACCAGCCGCAATGCTCTACGTCGTAAGAAGAACTCTGATGATCGTCGTAGACAGCCATCGCCTTGCGTTCAACCGGGAATTTATAGACACCGCGTGAACTTACCGTTGAAGCCGTCTCACTTCCCAGAATAATTTCCTGCGGTAGTTTCTTGTAATTGACCTGATATCTGAACGGACGGTAGTTGAAACCGGCTACGTCCATTACGGCTGCAAAGTTATTGTTTACGACAGCATCCGGTGCATCCATACCCTGGGTTACCGGGCGAGTCGGGTCTTCCCGGTGGCAGATATCCTGCAGGAAGCGGGCAATCTTGGCATCTCCCTCGTTCCACTGGTTCGGCACTTCATTACCGATACACCACATCACCACACTCGGGTTATTACGGAAATGGTGAACCAGGTTTACCATGTCTTTTTCCGCCCATTCATCGAAGAAGAGATTGTAGCCGTTCTTACATTTAGCGACATTCCATTCGTCGAAGCTTTCAGCCATCAGCATCATACCCATCTCATCACAAGCCTTCACCAGTTCAGGAGCAGGCATGTTGTGGGAAGTACGGATCGCATTACACCCCATCTCTTTTAGGATACGGATCTGGCGACGGATAGCGGCATCATTCACAGCTGCTCCCAACGGCCCCAGGTCATGGTGGTTACATACGCCTTTGAACACGGTCTTTTCACCGTTCAGGAAAAAGCCTTTACCCGGAATGATCTCGATGGAACGGATACCGAACGGGGTCGTGTATTCGTCTTTCAACTCGGTTCCGTTCCGGTACAAACGGCTTTCTGCCACATACAGGGCCGGCATATCCGGTGACCAAAGTGTCGGAGTATGAACAATAAACTCCTGGTCGACCGAACCGTTATTATATTTAATGTCGGTCAATGGAAGCATTGTCTCTACCAGCATCTGTCCGTTCGGATTACGAAGGCTTGTTTTTACTGCATATTGTTTCGGGTCAGCTCCTGCCGGCAGGTTCACCTTCGTGTTTACATTCACTTTGGCAAATTCTTTCTTTACGATAGGAGTTGTCACATACGTTCCCCAAACAGGGATATGTGCATCTTCCGTAACAATCACATGTACGTTCCGATACAGACCGGCTCCGGGATACCAGCGGGATGATTCCGGCAGGTTTTCCAGGCGGACAGCCAATGTATTCTTCTGTCCCGGTTTCAGATACTTCGTAATATCGAAATGGAACGAGTTGTATCCATAAGGCCAATACCCTACTTCTTCTCCGTTAATATACACTTTCGCATGGCTCATCGCTCCATCGAACAGGATGGATGCTTTTTTACCTTCAGCGAACTGGGGGACTTCAAACTCGGTACGGTACCAACCGACACCAACAAAAG
This is a stretch of genomic DNA from Parabacteroides chongii. It encodes these proteins:
- a CDS encoding PepSY-like domain-containing protein; its protein translation is MNIRSIFLSLFAVLGLFLASCDNNDDDHKNAIEPTEPVMQAFNKKYPNASNPIFTIEGNYYVAEFTNNGVSTEAWLTEQGKWMMDKADTPFNQLPEAVTAAFDNGLYAGWKVDDSYTINRDSMTVVYKIDAEKGNSDMDLYYSLYGNLIKAVNDEGNEDAPIVIPAEVHTLMAFTFATCDLLDIQSNADGYILNMLDGKVYKIAQLNKNYLWQSTSYQIAEQDVPEIIMDSFQSTGYAGDTIESILVKIDANGTFYTFTVDHNGQSTEVTFDAIGNIVQ
- the galB gene encoding beta-galactosidase GalB, with the protein product MKRFNLVILVALFGLLTNLSAQVRSEFLLEKNWKFTREDNPDFIKPAFDDSKWQSVTVPHDWAIYGPFSSQNDKQEVAISQDGQKEAMEHAGRTGGLPFVGVGWYRTEFEVPQFAEGKKASILFDGAMSHAKVYINGEEVGYWPYGYNSFHFDITKYLKPGQKNTLAVRLENLPESSRWYPGAGLYRNVHVIVTEDAHIPVWGTYVTTPIVKKEFAKVNVNTKVNLPAGADPKQYAVKTSLRNPNGQMLVETMLPLTDIKYNNGSVDQEFIVHTPTLWSPDMPALYVAESRLYRNGTELKDEYTTPFGIRSIEIIPGKGFFLNGEKTVFKGVCNHHDLGPLGAAVNDAAIRRQIRILKEMGCNAIRTSHNMPAPELVKACDEMGMMLMAESFDEWNVAKCKNGYNLFFDEWAEKDMVNLVHHFRNNPSVVMWCIGNEVPNQWNEGDAKIARFLQDICHREDPTRPVTQGMDAPDAVVNNNFAAVMDVAGFNYRPFRYQVNYKKLPQEIILGSETASTVSSRGVYKFPVERKAMAVYDDHQSSSYDVEHCGWSNLPEDDFIQHEDLPYCIGEFVWTGFDYLGEPTPYYTNWPSHSSLFGIIDLAGIPKDRYYLYRSHWNKAEKTLHILPHWTWPGREGEVTPVFVYTNYPSAELFINGKSQGKRTKDLSIGIDSSYTEAAQKSFERQKRYRLMWMDTKYEPGTLKVVAYDKDGNAVAEEEVHTAGKPHHIELSADRNNLTADGKDLSFINVRVVDKNGNLCPDATNQIKFNVRGAGTYKAAANGNSASLESFQAPQMKLFSGQLTAIVQTEETPGTIYFEASSPGVKSARIELISR